One Clostridium estertheticum DNA segment encodes these proteins:
- the rfbC gene encoding dTDP-4-dehydrorhamnose 3,5-epimerase produces the protein MGEFSIEKTSMKGVFLIDSFSTEDSRGYFVKDFEKEIFAKNGLDIDLYESFESFSWENVIRGLHFQTHEPQAKLVRAITGEILDVIVDLRAGSETFGKWEKFYLTERKRKSLFITKGFAHGFCVLSKTAIVSYKCGGKYHKGTDSGIVWNDEDLSIDWDVQNPIISERDSALMTFKDFIKNFNALLKE, from the coding sequence ATGGGTGAATTTTCAATAGAAAAGACAAGTATGAAAGGAGTATTTCTTATTGATTCTTTTTCAACAGAAGATAGCAGAGGATATTTTGTTAAAGACTTTGAAAAAGAGATATTTGCCAAAAATGGTTTGGATATTGATTTGTATGAAAGTTTCGAATCTTTTTCATGGGAAAATGTTATTAGGGGCCTTCATTTTCAAACACATGAACCACAAGCAAAACTTGTACGTGCAATAACTGGAGAGATATTAGATGTAATTGTTGATTTAAGAGCTGGCTCAGAGACTTTTGGGAAATGGGAGAAGTTTTATTTAACAGAACGTAAAAGGAAGAGCCTTTTTATTACAAAAGGATTCGCACACGGTTTCTGTGTACTTTCTAAAACAGCAATTGTCTCATATAAATGTGGTGGAAAATATCACAAAGGAACTGACAGTGGCATTGTTTGGAATGATGAAGATTTATCTATTGATTGGGATGTACAAAATCCTATTATTTCCGAGCGAGATAGTGCATTAATGACGTTTAAAGACTTTATTAAAAATTTTAATGCGTTACTAAAAGAATAA